A genomic window from Cydia amplana chromosome 3, ilCydAmpl1.1, whole genome shotgun sequence includes:
- the LOC134662866 gene encoding uncharacterized protein LOC134662866, giving the protein MKYFLILLVLVSILSKCLAIWCYQCTGATPGCSEPFNWRGIGYLGQPCLDNDDICVKLIERKGAQEVITRDCLSNFRAFRMDIPADTYEGCRPAAKDVNLANYVNNTVKELDVKRDWYDETTWCFCFLDHRCNGASVTSLSMALPILYSAALLLNRLQ; this is encoded by the exons ATGAAATACTTCTTGATATTACTTGTTTTAGTCTCTATATTAAGTAAAT GTTTAGCTATCTGGTGCTACCAGTGCACCGGGGCGACTCCTGGTTGTTCAGAGCCCTTCAACTGGCGTGGCATCGGATACCTCGGCCAGCCGTGTCTGGATAATGACGATATCTGCGTCAAACTTATTGAGAGAAAAGGAG CCCAGGAAGTTATAACCAGAGACTGCCTGAGCAACTTCAGGGCGTTCAGGATGGACATCCCAGCCGACACTTACGAGGGGTGCAGGCCGGCTGCCAAGGATGTCAACTTGGCCAATTACGTCAACAATACTGTCAAAGAACTTGACGTCAAACG GGACTGGTACGACGAGACGACCTGGTGTTTCTGCTTCCTCGACCACCGGTGTAACGGTGCCTCGGTGACGTCACTCTCAATGGCGTTGCCAATCCTGTACAGTGCCGCGCTATTGTTAAACAGACtacaataa